Proteins from a single region of Hermetia illucens chromosome 3, iHerIll2.2.curated.20191125, whole genome shotgun sequence:
- the LOC119650845 gene encoding unconventional myosin ID — MAMQQEVGVRDFVLLDKVTLENFMDNLKKRYQAGKIYTYIGEVCVSVNPYRQMNIYGPEYVSQYKGRELFENPPHIFAIADAAHKILKQRYTDTCILISGESGAGKTEASKIIMKYIAAVTNLHAQSDIEKVKNVLIQSNSILETFGNAKTNRNDNSSRFGKYMDIQFDYKADPVGGVITNYLLEKSRVIQQQPGERNFHCFYQLLRGASDSELRQYDISRDPAKYLYTNQGSMETLSEKADYKQTCSAFKILGFSEDEISTVWKVVAAILHLGNVEFKLEEESIGISNKSALASASKLLEVTEAEMRDSLTQRVIAARGDVMKKTHNISEAEFGRDALAKAIYDRLFTWIINRINQAILPKTKYRNTVIGVLDIYGFEIFDVNSFEQFCINYCNEKLQQLFIELVLKQEQEEYNREGIEWTNIEYFNNQIICDLIEQPHKGIIAITDEACLTVGKVTDETLLEAMDKNLGNHPHYTSRQLKPMDKALKHREDFRITHYAGDVIYSINGFLEKNKDTLFQDFKRLLYHSKNKNLSGMWPEGAQDITKTTKRPLTAGTLFHRSMVDLVATLVKKEPFYVRCVKPNDIKSAAVFDDTRVEHQVRYLGLLENVRVRRAGFVHRQRYDKFLLRYKMTSEYTWPNFRAGSDKDGVKVLINEKGFANDVKFGHTKIFIRSPQTLFTLEAQRNEMIPNIVILLQKQVRGWICRQQYKKMKAALKIMKYYRNYKLRSYIADLAKRFKNAKNLRDYGKSIPWPKPPTIGKDAEPGLRQIYNNWRAYMILRKYPRSEWPQMRLQIIAASAIRGQRKYWGQDRKWLGDYLANTHENSCYSAYNASVKNLKNTDNFRFVMFSAFVRKFNKCNKSAERAIVLTDNGVYKLDGAKNKFKNMKRTIWIKDLTSLSISPGKDQLIVFHSPQHNDLVVSLMGEHTPLKEDRIGEVVGLVCKKYYDICQKDLRVDVNSTIHCYLGNKSRTIVIEGVTGVENPNFRHNGANIIFEVPPSYCV; from the exons ATATCAGGCCGGAAAAATTTACACATATATCGGAGAAGTATGCGTTTCCGTGAATCCATATCGCCAGATGAATATTTATGGTCCAGAATATGTTAGTCAATATAAAG GGCGAGAGCTTTTCGAAAATCCACCGCACATTTTCGCCATAGCCGATGCTgcacacaaaatattaaaacaacGATATACCGACACATGTATCTTAATATCAGGAGAGTCTGGAGCCGGCAAAACAGAGGCATCAAAAATTATCATGAAATACATAGCAGCTGTTACAAATCTACATGCACAAAGTGATATTGAAAA AGTAAAAAATGTCCTCATTCAAAGTAATTCCATACTGGAAACTTTTGGAAATGCGAAAACAAATCGAAACGACAATTCTAGTCGCTTTGGAAAATATATGGACATTCAATTCGATTATAAAGCCGATCCTGTTGGAGGTGTTATTACAAATTACTTGTTGGAGAAATCAAGAGTTATCCAACAGCAGCCAGGAGAGAGGAACTTCCATTGTTTCTATCAG CTCCTTCGCGGTGCCAGCGACTCCGAGTTACGACAATATGATATATCACGAGACCCAGCTAAGTATCTTTACACAAACCAGGGAAGCATGGAAACATTGTCTGAGAAAGCAGACTATAAACAAACATGCAGTGCGTTCAAAATTCTCGGTTTCTCTGAAGATGAGATTAGTACCGTTTGGAAAGTGGTTGCAGCCATCCTGCATTTAGGAAATGTAGAGTTCAAAT TGGAAGAAGAATCAATTGGTATTTCTAACAAGTCCGCGTTGGCGTCTGCATCTAAACTATTGGAAGTTACCGAAGCAGAGATGCGAGATTCATTGACACAACGAGTAATTGCAGCACGTGGCGATGTAATGAAAAAAACGCATAATATTTCGGAAGCTGAATTCGGAAGAGATGCACTGGCAAAGGCAATCTATGATCGATTGTTTACGTGGATCATAAACAGAATCAATCAGGCTATATTGCCGAAAACAAAGTATCGTAACACTGTTATAGGTGTACTGGATATTTATGGTTTTGAGATATTCGATGTAAACAGCTTTGAACAATTCTGTATCAATTATTGTAATGAGAAGTTGCAGCAGTTGTTTATTG AATTGGTATTGAAGCAAGAACAGGAAGAATACAATCGGGAAGGTATCGAGTGGACAAACATTGAGTACTTTAATAACCAG ATAATCTGCGACCTTATCGAGCAACCACATAAAGGCATTATAGCCATTACCGATGAAGCCTGTCTTACAGTTGGTAAAGTCACAGATGAAACCCTCCTAGAAGCGATGGACAAAAACTTAGGCAATCACCCACATTATACCAGTCGACAATTGAAGCCAATGGATAAAGCCCTGAAACACAGAGAAGACTTTCGCATCACCCATTACGCTGGTGATGTAATCTACAGTATTAATGGTTTCTTGGAGAAAAACAAGGACACACTTTTCCAAGATTTCAAGAGGCTACTGTATCATTCAAAGAACAAAAACTTAAGTGGAATGTGGCCCGAAGGAGCACAAGATATTACTAAGACTACGAAACGACCTTTAACTGCCGGAACGCTATTCCACCGATCCATGGTAGATCTAGTTGCCACCTTAGTTAAGAAGGAGCCATTCTATGTGCGTTGTGTTAAGCCGAATGATATTAAGAGTGCAGCGGTGTTTGACGATACACGTGTCGAGCATCAGGTTCGATACTTGGGATTGTTGGAGAATGTACGGGTGCGTCGTGCTGGCTTTGTACATCGACAGCGCTACGATAAGTTCTTGTTAAGATATAAGATGACGTCGGAATATACTTGGCCTAATTTCCGTGCCGGTTCTGATAAGGATGGTGTTAAGGTGCTGATAAATGAAAAAGGATTTGCAAATGATGTGAAGTTTGGTCATACGAAGATCTTTATAAG ATCACCACAAACTCTATTCACTCTAGAAGCACAACGGAATGAAATGATACCAAACATCGTGATCCTTCTACAAAAACAAGTTCGCGGATGGATTTGTCGTCAGCAATATAAGAAGATGAAAGCAGCCTTGAAAATCATGAAATACTATCGAAACTACAAGCTACGGTCATACATCGCAGACCTTGCAAAACGATTCAAAAATGCCAAAAACCTGCGAGACTACGGCAAATCGATACCATGGCCAAAACCACCAACAATTGGAAAAGATGCCGAACCAGGATTGCGTCAAATCTACAACAATTGGCGTGCTTATATGATTTTGCGCAAATACCCACGTTCAGAATGGCCACAAATGCGCTTGCAAATTATCGCAGCGAGTGCTATTCGAGGACAACGCAAGTATTGGGGTCAAGATCGTAAATGGCTCGGCGATTATTTGGCAAATACACATGAGAATTCGTGTTATTCGGCGTACAATGCGAGCGTGAAGAACTTGAAGAACACCGACAATTTCCGATTTGTTATGTTCTCGGCGTTTGTCAGGAAATTCAATAAATGTAATAAGAGTGCCGAGAGAGCGATTGTGCTGACAGATAATGGAGTGTACAAATTGGATGGTgccaagaataaattcaagaatatGAAACGGACAATTTGGATCAAAGAT CTGACATCCCTCAGTATCAGTCCCGGAAAGGACCAATTAATCGTCTTCCACTCGCCTCAGCATAACGATTTGGTAGTCTCGCTCATGGGGGAGCACACACCCCTGAAAGAAGATCGAATCGGTGAAGTTGTGGGTCTAGTTTGCAAGAAATATTATGA TATATGCCAGAAAGATTTACGCGTAGACGTAAACTCCACCATTCACTGCTACCTGGGCAACAAATCGCGAACGATAGTGATTGAGGGCGTGACAGGTGTTGAGAATCCCAACTTCAGACATAACGGTGCTAATATTATTTTCGAGGTTCCACCTTCTTATTGCGTCTAA
- the LOC119651316 gene encoding probable deoxyuridine 5'-triphosphate nucleotidohydrolase translates to MNSSRLISRFGGHLGSVFNQARFVQLLLCPITSIPTTAVPLSRFSKMVNDSQVCLRFARLSDKAHVPVKGSAKAAGFDLKSAYDYVIPAHGKEIVKTDIQVQLPEGCYGRVAPRSGLAAKNFIDVGAGVIDEDYRGNVGVVLFNHSDKDFEVKSGDRVAQLICERIFYPTLVEEKSLDKTPRGEGGFGSTGTN, encoded by the coding sequence ATGAATAGTTCGCGTCTAATTAGCCGGTTTGGCGGGCATTTGGGGAGCGTCTTCAATCAGGCTCGGTTCGTTCAGTTGCTTCTGTGTCCGATTACTTCAATTCCTACAACTGCAGTGCCGTTATCCCGATTTAGCAAGATGGTCAACGATTCCCAAGTGTGCCTGCGATTCGCTCGCCTCTCAGACAAGGCTCATGTCCCAGTAAAGGGCTCGGCTAAGGCGGCAGGATTCGATTTAAAGAGTGCCTACGACTATGTCATCCCTGCCCACGGTAAGGAAATTGTTAAGACCGATATACAGGTCCAATTGCCCGAGGGATGCTACGGGCGTGTGGCCCCACGCTCTGGCCTGGCTGCCAAGAATTTCATCGACGTGGGTGCCGGCGTTATTGATGAGGATTATCGAGGTAACGTAGGAGTTGTCCTGTTTAATCATTCCGACAAGGATTTCGAGGTGAAAAGTGGTGATCGCGTCGCTCAGCTGATCTGCGAAAGGATCTTCTATCCCACTTTGGTGGAGGAGAAGTCACTGGATAAGACTCCACGTGGCGAAGGAGGTTTCGGATCAACGGGAACTAACTGA